GCATGATGGCTTAACAGTTATTACAAATACGATGTCTACCCAGGTTTTTGGGGAGTTTGATGTTGTGATGTCGGTTATCCAGGCGGAAATGAAAGTCTCTTTTGAACAGTTTGGTAAGAGTGTATTTGTCTGTAAGTTTATTTCTGGCGATTTATCCCCTGAGGCATAATGGATCTCATTACTAAAACACTTGCAGGGTTTACTGCAATGTCCAGTTGGGAGTACCTAGCTGTCATATTGTCGATTCTCTATTTACTATTGGCCATTAAAGAAAGTATTTGGTGTTGGCCTGCTGCATTTTTTAGCACTGCTATTTACACCATAATGTATTGGAATGGCGCTTTAGTAATGGAGTCGTTTTTGCATTTCTATTATTTGGTTATGGCATTTGTTGGTTGGTGGATGTGGCGTTCTGGCAATCAAAATACCGAGTCTAAAATCGTCTCATGGTCGTTTTATAAGCATCTGAAAATTATTTTTGTTACGGGTTTAACTGCTATTCTGGTGGGGTATATTACAGATAATTACACCCATGCAGATCTGCCTTATTTAGATAGCTTTACGACCTGCTTTGCTGTAGTTACCACTTACCTTGTCGCTAAAAAAGTTCTAGAGAACTGGTTATATTGGGTGGTAATTGATGCCGCATCTATGTATCTCTATTACCTGAAAGGCTACTATCCAACACTTGCTTTATATGTTTTTTATACCTTTATGGCATGCTGGGGCTATATAAAATGGTATGAAGAGCACAGTAATCGAGAGGGAAAAACACTTGCGCAGCTTTGATGATAGCGATGCATTAGATGCGCTCAATAGACTATTTCCATATAAAAGCGTAAAACATGTAAAAAGGCTTGATGCTGGGCTTAGCAATATTAATTTTTACGCTGAGCTTGGTAACGAGCCTTGTTTACTTAAGGCGTTTAATCGTTCTTTACCAGAAACTGCGTTAGCTATTCAAAATAAATTAGCGACTCAAGGTGTAACTCAATCAGTTATATGTATTGATAAAATTGAAAGGTTGGCGGTCTTAGAGTATCTGATAGCGCTTGATATTCCTCCTGTACTAGATACAGAGCTATTAGAGGTACTTGTTAAAGTTCATCATTTTTCCAGCCAATGCAATATCGTGTTAGATTTAGCAGCTGAAGTATCTAAAGCATCCAAACAATTAGACGCCATGGAAATCGGCGGCTATTTAACGCATAAGCTCAAGCAATTTCCTGCTGATATTCGGTATTGTCACAATGATTTAGTCAGAGAAAATATCCTCAAGACGTCATCAGGAGTTTATCTCATTGATTTTGAATATGCCGGACAAAACGACGTTTTTTTTGATTTGGCAGCACTATGCTGTTCTTTTGAGCTGTCATCATCACAATCTGTTCAAATGCTCGCTGATTATTTTCGGCTTCAGCATGTGCAGTTACCAAGTTATGCGGTGAGTAAATTAAGTGTCTATATTGGCATTTATTTGGTTGTGAGTATTGCTTGGTATGAAAGCCGAAAGGTGTCACAAGGATACGACGTTTTGTATAAGCAG
This genomic window from Pseudoalteromonas luteoviolacea contains:
- a CDS encoding YkoF family thiamine/hydroxymethylpyrimidine-binding protein, with the translated sequence MQLSVEISKYPLNSDYIPFIKSFIERLNKHDGLTVITNTMSTQVFGEFDVVMSVIQAEMKVSFEQFGKSVFVCKFISGDLSPEA
- the pnuC gene encoding nicotinamide riboside transporter PnuC produces the protein MDLITKTLAGFTAMSSWEYLAVILSILYLLLAIKESIWCWPAAFFSTAIYTIMYWNGALVMESFLHFYYLVMAFVGWWMWRSGNQNTESKIVSWSFYKHLKIIFVTGLTAILVGYITDNYTHADLPYLDSFTTCFAVVTTYLVAKKVLENWLYWVVIDAASMYLYYLKGYYPTLALYVFYTFMACWGYIKWYEEHSNREGKTLAQL
- a CDS encoding phosphotransferase, which gives rise to MKSTVIEREKHLRSFDDSDALDALNRLFPYKSVKHVKRLDAGLSNINFYAELGNEPCLLKAFNRSLPETALAIQNKLATQGVTQSVICIDKIERLAVLEYLIALDIPPVLDTELLEVLVKVHHFSSQCNIVLDLAAEVSKASKQLDAMEIGGYLTHKLKQFPADIRYCHNDLVRENILKTSSGVYLIDFEYAGQNDVFFDLAALCCSFELSSSQSVQMLADYFRLQHVQLPSYAVSKLSVYIGIYLVVSIAWYESRKVSQGYDVLYKQFMIWCQQYDLALPRKA